The Chloroflexota bacterium genome contains a region encoding:
- a CDS encoding glycosyltransferase family 39 protein, producing the protein MTVNSPRSDADAEPVGEPEALAAPAREHDDAPIPDATPAATLRASLLARVRRGAVTLLALLLILLFAGGLRLYNVNWDDGHHLHPDERFMAIVASAIRFPANPLDYFDTRRSTLNPYNNKQEAFAYGMAPLFVARFVADRLDMASYDNVSFVGRWLSALSDVGTVLLVFLIGRMLYSSAVGLVAAALLATTVTHIQLSHFFAVDTFLAFATTLAIYAAYRVWLRGGYLNVILLGFACGLALSTKLSAALLAPVVLLAVAIPSPGERTRRTISEMAVLLMICGLVSFLTYRVGEPYSFAGPSFFGIFPNLFRFEDLNRWVKISSGEIEVPFMIQWANTPNPRFALTNMVLWGFGPAAGLTALAGMVVAGLQMVRWKQHSIHLLLVVWAAINLGYFGFQFAKFMRYFLPAYPVLAVLSAYLLVQALPRFVARVRAPAGLQALVRVGLPAVVLLLTGLYALAFVNIYNRPNTRIAASEWIYANIPRGSALGVEHWDDSLPLRLRGFEPKFTDVSMNLYDDDNPDKIRKVVANLEQVDYLILASNRLYGSIPRLPKRYPATIEYYRALFDGRLGFDLVAKFDSHPNLFGVTLDSSGAQEDFTVYDHPTVLIFKKSQRFQVAQVRDIFAGVSLENVERTKPVEATARKGLLLSAREWEHVQDSGTWSEMFTLDGSTTSLALPIWLLVVTILGLVAYPLCWLLLPGLADRGYGVVRTFGLVLVAYIGWLAASVGLGTWGRGLLIVALLLMAFGSLIVLRTRWHAFAADLRTVWPRLLTVELAFLVSFVVILLVRMSNPDLWHPNYGGEKPMDFAYLNAVVKTPSFPPYDPWFAGGFINYYYYGFVLVAALIHLTGVPPHIAYNLAVSTIFALTAGGAFSVALSIVSGPGGRRGLTRGAVVAGALSAVTVVLLGNLDGALQLLEVLWKAGGDGIQSGLPLVTGLSRALFGLAAMVTGGNRLSFDFWRSTRFIGPEEPGPIHEFPYFTFLYGDLHAHMISMPLQVLVVAVALQAVRLLRPEIQAFPGLPRADTRRAALLGMVRPLALVALAGLLIGTLRTTNTWELPTYLAMVGLMAFIAARPGKWTSWLGAAAGAGGALAAAYVLSSILFAPFLARYELFYSGVVKTPTPTRPGQFLLINGALLFVVLSWVVYTLARSALVARAVEGRFLFRAPAPGSQYLATFAPAITLRGEGQVSSAAMAVLLAMLALWSVGYGTVGLLVLSGALAGALALYRRTSREIAFVCGILLAALGAFAFPEILSVKGDVGRMNTVFKFFLQAWILLSILAGPAAVLVFRALFQLRLAPVSALGLAAEREPHAAAPELITPESVRSGARYAWLTVAVLLAASCAVYPVLATRTKVPNRFEQLPMSLDGMEYMSAAAYRDRDKDLDLPSDYDAIRWMMAHIEGSPVIVEGIAPLYHWGARYSIYTGLPAVLGWDWHQKQQRAGYVERVDQRQRDVGRFYETTDTQAMWSIIDRYDISFIVVGGLERAYYPAAGLAKFERLVDNGFEVVYRQGSVTIYRVARP; encoded by the coding sequence GTGACGGTCAACTCACCGAGATCCGACGCTGACGCCGAGCCGGTCGGCGAGCCAGAGGCGCTCGCAGCTCCCGCTCGGGAGCACGACGACGCGCCCATCCCTGACGCTACGCCGGCGGCCACTCTGCGCGCGTCGCTGCTGGCCCGTGTGCGCCGCGGCGCGGTCACCCTGCTGGCGTTGCTGCTGATCCTGCTCTTTGCCGGCGGCCTGCGCCTCTACAACGTCAACTGGGACGACGGGCACCACCTGCACCCCGACGAGCGGTTCATGGCGATCGTCGCCAGCGCGATCCGGTTCCCTGCCAACCCGCTGGACTATTTCGACACGCGCCGCTCGACGCTCAACCCGTACAACAACAAGCAGGAGGCGTTCGCCTACGGCATGGCGCCGCTGTTCGTGGCGCGCTTCGTGGCCGACCGTCTCGACATGGCGAGCTACGACAACGTGTCGTTTGTCGGGCGGTGGCTCTCGGCGTTGTCGGACGTGGGGACCGTCCTGCTGGTCTTTCTGATCGGCCGGATGCTCTACAGCAGCGCCGTCGGGCTGGTGGCCGCCGCGCTCCTGGCGACGACCGTGACGCACATCCAACTGTCGCACTTCTTCGCCGTGGACACGTTCCTGGCGTTCGCCACGACGCTGGCGATCTACGCCGCCTACCGGGTCTGGCTGCGGGGCGGCTACCTCAACGTCATCCTGCTCGGCTTCGCCTGTGGGCTGGCGCTGTCCACCAAGCTCAGCGCGGCGCTGCTGGCTCCGGTCGTCCTGCTGGCCGTTGCGATCCCGTCGCCCGGCGAGCGGACCCGCCGCACGATCTCCGAGATGGCCGTCCTGCTGATGATCTGTGGCCTCGTCTCGTTCCTGACGTACCGCGTTGGGGAGCCGTACAGCTTCGCCGGGCCGAGCTTCTTTGGGATCTTCCCGAACCTGTTCCGATTCGAGGATCTGAACCGCTGGGTCAAGATCAGCTCGGGCGAGATCGAAGTCCCGTTCATGATCCAGTGGGCGAACACGCCGAACCCGCGTTTCGCCCTGACGAACATGGTGCTGTGGGGCTTCGGACCGGCCGCCGGGCTGACCGCCCTGGCCGGGATGGTCGTCGCGGGCCTCCAGATGGTCCGCTGGAAGCAGCACAGCATCCATCTGCTGCTGGTGGTCTGGGCGGCGATCAACCTCGGCTACTTCGGCTTCCAGTTCGCCAAGTTCATGCGCTACTTCCTGCCGGCCTACCCCGTCCTGGCGGTGCTGTCGGCGTATCTGCTGGTGCAGGCGCTGCCGAGGTTCGTTGCGAGGGTGCGTGCGCCAGCCGGCCTCCAGGCACTGGTGCGAGTCGGGCTGCCGGCGGTCGTGCTGCTGCTGACCGGCCTCTACGCGCTGGCGTTCGTCAACATCTACAACCGGCCGAACACCCGCATCGCGGCCTCCGAGTGGATCTACGCGAACATCCCGCGGGGCTCGGCCCTCGGCGTCGAGCATTGGGACGATTCGCTGCCGTTGCGCCTGCGCGGCTTCGAGCCGAAATTCACCGACGTCTCGATGAACCTGTACGACGACGACAACCCGGACAAGATCCGCAAGGTGGTGGCGAACCTCGAACAGGTCGACTACCTGATCCTTGCCAGCAACCGGCTGTACGGCTCGATCCCGCGTCTGCCGAAGCGGTACCCGGCGACCATCGAATACTACCGCGCGCTGTTCGACGGTCGCCTTGGGTTCGACCTCGTGGCGAAGTTCGACTCGCACCCGAACCTGTTCGGGGTCACGCTCGATTCGAGCGGCGCGCAGGAGGACTTCACCGTCTACGACCACCCGACGGTGCTGATCTTCAAGAAGTCGCAGCGGTTCCAGGTCGCCCAGGTGCGCGACATCTTCGCCGGCGTGTCGCTGGAGAACGTCGAGCGGACCAAGCCCGTTGAGGCGACGGCCCGCAAGGGACTGCTGCTCTCCGCCCGCGAGTGGGAGCACGTCCAGGACAGCGGGACGTGGTCGGAGATGTTCACGCTGGACGGCTCGACCACCTCCCTGGCGCTGCCGATCTGGCTGCTGGTCGTGACCATCCTCGGGCTGGTCGCCTACCCGCTGTGCTGGCTGCTGCTGCCCGGCCTCGCCGACCGGGGGTACGGCGTGGTCCGCACGTTTGGGCTGGTGCTGGTCGCCTACATCGGGTGGCTGGCGGCGAGCGTCGGACTGGGAACCTGGGGGCGGGGCCTGCTGATCGTAGCCCTGCTTCTGATGGCGTTCGGATCGCTGATCGTGCTCCGGACGCGCTGGCACGCCTTCGCCGCCGACCTGCGAACCGTCTGGCCGCGCCTGCTGACCGTCGAGCTGGCGTTCCTGGTGAGCTTCGTCGTGATCCTGCTGGTGCGGATGTCGAACCCGGACCTCTGGCACCCGAACTACGGCGGCGAGAAGCCGATGGACTTCGCCTACCTCAACGCCGTGGTGAAGACGCCCTCGTTCCCGCCCTACGATCCGTGGTTCGCTGGCGGGTTCATCAACTACTACTACTACGGCTTCGTGCTGGTGGCAGCGCTGATCCACCTGACCGGCGTGCCGCCGCACATCGCCTACAACCTCGCCGTCTCCACCATCTTCGCATTGACGGCGGGCGGCGCGTTCAGCGTGGCGCTCTCGATTGTCAGCGGTCCGGGCGGCCGGCGCGGCCTGACGCGCGGCGCGGTCGTCGCCGGCGCGCTGTCCGCCGTGACGGTGGTGCTGCTGGGCAACCTGGACGGCGCTCTCCAACTGCTCGAAGTGCTCTGGAAGGCCGGCGGCGACGGCATCCAGAGCGGCCTGCCGCTGGTCACCGGCCTGTCGCGGGCGCTGTTCGGGCTGGCAGCCATGGTGACGGGGGGCAATCGGCTCTCATTTGACTTCTGGCGCAGCACCCGGTTCATCGGGCCAGAGGAGCCGGGGCCGATCCACGAGTTCCCGTACTTCACGTTCCTGTACGGCGACCTCCACGCACACATGATCTCGATGCCGCTTCAGGTGCTGGTGGTGGCCGTGGCGCTCCAGGCCGTCCGGCTGCTGCGCCCCGAGATCCAGGCGTTCCCGGGGCTGCCGCGGGCCGACACGCGGCGCGCCGCGCTGCTCGGGATGGTCCGCCCGCTGGCGCTGGTGGCCCTGGCCGGCCTGCTGATCGGCACGCTGCGGACCACCAATACCTGGGAGCTGCCGACCTACCTGGCGATGGTCGGGCTGATGGCGTTCATCGCCGCGCGGCCTGGGAAGTGGACCTCCTGGCTCGGCGCGGCCGCGGGGGCCGGCGGGGCGTTGGCCGCCGCCTACGTCCTCTCCTCGATCCTCTTCGCGCCGTTCCTGGCCCGCTACGAGCTGTTCTATTCGGGCGTCGTCAAGACGCCGACGCCAACGCGGCCCGGGCAGTTCCTGCTGATCAACGGCGCGCTGCTCTTCGTCGTGCTGAGCTGGGTCGTCTACACGCTGGCTCGCTCGGCGCTGGTGGCGCGTGCCGTCGAGGGCCGGTTCCTGTTCCGCGCGCCGGCCCCAGGCAGTCAGTATCTCGCAACGTTCGCGCCGGCCATCACGCTGCGCGGCGAGGGGCAGGTGTCGTCGGCGGCGATGGCCGTGCTGCTGGCGATGCTGGCGCTCTGGAGCGTCGGCTACGGAACCGTCGGCCTGCTGGTGCTGTCCGGCGCGCTCGCCGGTGCGCTGGCGCTCTACCGCCGGACCTCGCGGGAGATCGCGTTTGTCTGCGGCATCCTGCTGGCCGCGCTTGGCGCGTTCGCGTTCCCGGAGATCCTGAGCGTCAAAGGCGACGTCGGTCGGATGAACACGGTCTTCAAGTTCTTCCTGCAAGCCTGGATCCTGCTCTCGATCCTGGCCGGGCCGGCGGCGGTACTGGTCTTCCGTGCCCTGTTCCAGTTGCGCCTGGCTCCAGTCAGCGCACTCGGGCTGGCCGCCGAGCGTGAGCCGCACGCCGCCGCGCCCGAGCTGATCACGCCCGAGTCCGTGCGAAGCGGTGCCCGCTACGCCTGGCTGACGGTGGCTGTGCTGCTGGCCGCGTCCTGCGCGGTGTACCCGGTCCTGGCCACCCGCACCAAGGTGCCGAACCGCTTCGAACAGCTTCCGATGTCGCTGGACGGCATGGAGTACATGTCCGCGGCCGCCTACCGCGACCGCGACAAGGATCTTGACCTGCCCTCCGACTACGACGCGATCCGCTGGATGATGGCCCACATCGAAGGCTCGCCGGTGATCGTCGAGGGTATCGCGCCGCTGTACCACTGGGGCGCGCGCTACTCGATCTACACTGGCCTGCCCGCCGTGCTCGGCTGGGACTGGCACCAGAAGCAGCAGCGTGCGGGCTACGTCGAGCGGGTCGATCAGCGACAGCGCGACGTGGGTCGCTTCTATGAGACGACCGACACCCAGGCGATGTGGAGCATCATCGACCGCTATGACATCAGCTTCATCGTCGTGGGTGGGCTGGAACGGGCATACTACCCGGCCGCTGGCCTCGCCAAGTTCGAGCGTCTGGTTGACAACGGATTTGAGGTCGTATATCGCCAGGGCAGCGTGACGATTTACCGGGTCGCTCGGCCCTGA
- a CDS encoding ABC transporter substrate-binding protein has product MRSTIGRRRLLMVLAGASLGLAACSSSQPAAPAKPAEPAAPAKPAEQKPAAAAPAAASPVAAGASPGAAASPGTGPAASGGAARPAGTVAGGTFVIASIGPLPRTVHPYPNSADYSSGWVEVAKLIYGGGLLDQDANSLEYVPYSVKEWSVSPDGKTFTFKLRDDLKWSDGKPIIVDDYLFAYQEAVKEENDFVGLEDLERIESFTSPGPGTLVVTLKELLAKDVAIGVATGVSPVPKHVWQGKSWTDGVANPEILKPTVVSGAYLLKELNTAEGATFERNPSWFKGQANFEKIVIKPGQQPTVAYELLKSNQAQWAPAIPPSQYTEAKQNPQLNMYEWSPANGLYRVLEFNLKHELLKDKKVREALARTISREDLIQVAENGLGQPQYSFLNPANTKWYNPNVEKYEFDLSKSKSLLQEAGFKLNGSALAGPNGQPVRLGVLYPVSSTPRGKIAAYLQQQWKQLGIEVEVKGLDANAYFEEAKKKNFDVSLGSWGGGSIDPDLSSKGQILSTGQQNVTSFASEKVDQLVKAASVELDDAKRKQMYFDLQKLVVDELPSMYLYSATSFSPMTKKVLGVQPTKFDSLDVNDGLTRWAYAQ; this is encoded by the coding sequence ATGCGCTCCACGATTGGCCGACGTCGTCTCCTGATGGTGCTGGCCGGCGCGTCGCTCGGGCTGGCCGCCTGCTCGTCATCTCAACCCGCTGCGCCCGCCAAGCCTGCCGAGCCAGCGGCCCCCGCCAAGCCCGCCGAGCAGAAGCCGGCCGCTGCCGCGCCTGCCGCCGCGTCGCCGGTCGCGGCGGGTGCCTCGCCTGGGGCGGCTGCGTCACCAGGGACCGGGCCGGCCGCCAGCGGCGGCGCCGCCCGGCCAGCCGGAACGGTTGCCGGCGGCACGTTCGTGATCGCCAGCATCGGGCCGCTGCCGCGCACCGTCCACCCGTACCCGAACAGCGCCGACTACAGCAGCGGCTGGGTGGAGGTCGCCAAGCTGATCTACGGCGGCGGCCTGCTCGACCAGGACGCCAACTCGCTGGAGTACGTACCCTACTCGGTGAAGGAGTGGAGCGTCTCGCCAGACGGCAAGACGTTCACCTTCAAGCTGCGCGACGATCTCAAGTGGAGCGACGGCAAGCCGATCATCGTTGACGATTACCTGTTCGCCTATCAGGAGGCCGTCAAGGAAGAGAACGATTTCGTCGGCCTGGAAGACCTGGAGCGCATCGAGTCGTTCACGTCGCCCGGGCCGGGCACGCTGGTCGTGACGCTCAAGGAGCTGTTGGCGAAGGACGTGGCTATCGGCGTGGCGACGGGCGTCTCGCCAGTGCCGAAGCACGTCTGGCAGGGCAAGTCCTGGACGGACGGCGTCGCCAACCCCGAGATCCTCAAGCCGACGGTCGTCTCGGGGGCGTACCTGCTCAAGGAGCTGAACACGGCCGAGGGCGCAACCTTCGAGCGCAACCCGAGCTGGTTCAAGGGGCAGGCCAACTTCGAGAAGATCGTGATCAAGCCGGGCCAGCAGCCGACGGTCGCCTACGAGCTGCTCAAGAGCAATCAGGCCCAATGGGCGCCGGCCATTCCGCCGTCCCAGTACACCGAGGCCAAGCAGAACCCCCAGCTCAACATGTACGAGTGGAGCCCGGCCAACGGCCTGTACCGCGTGCTCGAGTTCAACCTCAAGCACGAATTGCTCAAGGACAAGAAGGTCCGCGAGGCCCTGGCGCGTACCATCAGCCGCGAAGACCTGATCCAGGTGGCCGAGAACGGCCTGGGTCAGCCGCAGTACAGCTTCCTCAACCCGGCGAACACCAAGTGGTACAACCCGAACGTCGAGAAGTACGAGTTCGACCTGAGCAAGTCGAAGTCGCTGCTCCAGGAGGCTGGCTTCAAGCTGAACGGCAGCGCGCTGGCCGGCCCGAACGGACAACCGGTCCGACTCGGCGTGCTCTATCCCGTCAGCAGCACGCCGCGCGGGAAGATCGCGGCCTACCTTCAGCAGCAGTGGAAGCAGCTCGGCATCGAGGTCGAGGTGAAGGGGTTGGACGCTAACGCCTACTTCGAAGAGGCCAAGAAGAAGAACTTCGACGTGTCGCTCGGGTCGTGGGGCGGCGGGAGCATCGACCCCGACCTCTCGTCCAAGGGCCAGATCCTGAGCACGGGCCAGCAGAACGTGACCAGCTTCGCGAGTGAGAAGGTCGATCAGCTGGTCAAGGCGGCGTCGGTCGAGCTTGACGATGCGAAGCGCAAGCAGATGTACTTCGATCTCCAGAAGCTGGTCGTGGACGAGCTGCCGTCGATGTATCTCTACTCGGCCACGTCGTTCAGCCCGATGACCAAGAAGGTGCTGGGCGTCCAGCCGACGAAGTTCGACAGCCTGGACGTCAACGACGGGCTGACGCGCTGGGCGTACGCGCAGTAG
- a CDS encoding ABC transporter permease has product MGRFVARRLVQSVILVFAVMTLSFFLIRLTPGGPDAALMQNPRLSPETIQRMRERFGLNDPLPIQYLKWLRSVVELDFGRSYAYQVPVITIIAERAWPTFQLSALSYAFGLLGVPLGVYAASKRGRLPDTVVRVMTVVGTSVPTWWLALSLIVFMSGAINWFPNGQGDGTLGSWLKHVTMPAILLGLGGLITFTRFVRSEVLEVLGQDYVRTARAKGLPEPDVQRWHIMRNALIPVVTLLGSLLPALISGSVITETIFNWPGMGRLFIEAASTRDYPLLLGMLLIGTVLTIIGTLLADIGYGLVDPRVRYT; this is encoded by the coding sequence GTGGGCAGGTTCGTGGCGCGGCGGCTGGTCCAGTCGGTCATCCTGGTGTTCGCCGTCATGACGCTGTCGTTCTTCCTGATTCGCCTGACGCCGGGCGGTCCTGACGCGGCGCTCATGCAGAATCCTCGCCTCTCGCCAGAGACGATTCAACGGATGCGGGAGCGGTTCGGCCTCAACGATCCGCTCCCAATCCAGTATCTGAAGTGGCTGCGGAGCGTCGTCGAGCTTGACTTCGGCCGCTCGTATGCCTATCAGGTGCCCGTGATTACGATCATCGCGGAGCGGGCCTGGCCCACGTTTCAGCTCAGTGCCCTCAGCTACGCCTTCGGTCTGCTGGGAGTGCCGCTCGGCGTGTACGCGGCCAGCAAGCGCGGCCGGCTTCCCGACACCGTCGTGCGAGTGATGACCGTGGTGGGCACCTCGGTGCCCACATGGTGGCTGGCGCTCAGCCTGATCGTCTTCATGAGTGGCGCGATCAACTGGTTTCCGAACGGCCAGGGAGATGGAACGCTCGGTAGCTGGCTGAAACATGTGACGATGCCGGCAATCCTCCTGGGGCTCGGCGGCCTGATCACGTTTACGCGCTTCGTGCGCTCGGAAGTTCTCGAAGTCCTCGGGCAAGACTACGTGCGGACGGCGCGCGCCAAGGGACTCCCCGAACCTGATGTTCAGCGCTGGCACATCATGCGAAACGCGCTGATCCCCGTGGTGACATTGCTTGGATCGCTGCTGCCGGCCTTGATTTCTGGATCGGTCATCACCGAGACGATCTTCAACTGGCCGGGCATGGGGCGGTTGTTCATCGAGGCAGCGTCCACCCGTGACTACCCCTTGCTGCTCGGTATGCTGCTGATCGGCACGGTCCTGACGATCATCGGCACGCTGCTGGCGGACATCGGCTACGGGCTGGTCGATCCGCGCGTGCGCTACACATGA
- a CDS encoding ABC transporter permease — protein sequence MSAPPKSGRVAAARTAPGSVTASRADAPLTSRPSCGFLSSSLRKFREDRLSMVCLALFTVIVAITICAPLIATYVLGTTPDQFMRTPEGRIATLRPPGPGYPLGTDELGRDNLTRLIYAGRVSLTVGFLVALVSLAIGTPLGLVAGYYGGKMDDVVNALVQLVINIPSLFILIILSVIFTPGVIGLAIIFGLFYWPATTRQVRGTVLSLRNRDYVDAARVMGASDARILARHILPNVISVVTVVAGFDVASAILGESALSFLGFGVPVPLSSWGNMLSGSQDTFRSAPWLVYPPGLMILLTVLCVFLIADGLRDAFDPRLRS from the coding sequence ATGAGCGCGCCGCCGAAGTCCGGTCGCGTGGCGGCGGCCCGCACGGCGCCGGGCAGCGTCACGGCGTCCCGCGCCGACGCCCCGCTCACCAGCAGGCCGTCCTGCGGCTTCCTGAGCAGCTCGTTGCGGAAGTTCCGCGAGGACCGCTTGAGCATGGTCTGCCTGGCGCTCTTTACAGTCATCGTGGCGATCACCATCTGCGCGCCGCTGATCGCCACATACGTGCTGGGGACCACGCCCGATCAGTTCATGCGGACGCCTGAGGGCCGCATCGCGACGCTCAGGCCGCCCGGACCGGGTTACCCGCTCGGCACCGACGAGCTTGGCCGCGACAACCTGACCCGCCTGATCTACGCCGGTCGGGTCTCGCTGACGGTCGGCTTCCTGGTGGCGCTGGTCTCGCTGGCCATCGGCACGCCGCTGGGGCTGGTGGCTGGCTACTACGGTGGCAAGATGGACGACGTCGTCAACGCGCTCGTGCAGTTGGTCATCAACATCCCGTCGCTCTTCATCCTGATCATCCTGTCGGTGATCTTCACGCCGGGCGTGATCGGGCTGGCGATCATCTTCGGGCTGTTCTACTGGCCAGCCACCACGCGGCAGGTGCGCGGGACGGTCCTCTCGCTGCGAAATCGAGATTATGTCGACGCGGCCCGCGTGATGGGCGCCAGCGACGCCCGGATCCTGGCGCGGCACATCCTGCCGAACGTGATCTCGGTGGTGACAGTGGTGGCCGGCTTCGACGTGGCCTCCGCGATCCTCGGCGAGTCGGCGCTGAGCTTCCTGGGCTTCGGGGTGCCGGTCCCGCTCTCAAGCTGGGGCAACATGCTGAGCGGCTCGCAGGACACCTTCCGCAGCGCGCCGTGGCTGGTCTACCCGCCGGGTCTGATGATCCTGTTGACGGTGCTGTGCGTGTTCCTGATCGCGGACGGCCTGCGCGACGCGTTCGACCCGAGGCTGCGGTCATAG
- a CDS encoding aminoglycoside resistance protein — MAFDEGEAVLKVGPWGAENVQEIRALRLYAGRGACRLLEADEDVGAALLERVRPGRRLRDVVTDDDAATRIAAGLMQRLWIPAGEIADTRGLRPLASWFTRAFARHRAEYGGAGPFAPGLFEAAERIAGELLASAPCEVLLHADLHHENILTGEREPWLAIDPKGMLGDPGYEVGPFLLNPDPQASPPKDGPRLHRRLDLFAEALAYDRERLRLWGVVHAVLSACWSAEDGGSGWQNAITAAERLLER; from the coding sequence GTGGCGTTCGACGAGGGTGAGGCGGTGCTCAAGGTCGGGCCGTGGGGCGCGGAGAACGTCCAGGAGATCCGCGCGCTGCGCCTGTACGCGGGGCGGGGGGCCTGCCGCCTGCTGGAAGCGGACGAAGACGTCGGAGCAGCACTGCTGGAGCGGGTACGGCCGGGCCGGCGGCTGCGAGACGTGGTGACCGACGACGACGCAGCGACGCGCATCGCGGCCGGGTTGATGCAGCGGCTCTGGATACCAGCCGGCGAGATCGCCGACACGAGGGGGCTGCGCCCACTGGCGTCCTGGTTCACGCGGGCGTTCGCGCGGCACCGGGCCGAGTACGGCGGCGCCGGGCCATTTGCCCCAGGCCTGTTCGAGGCGGCTGAGCGCATCGCTGGCGAGCTGCTCGCGTCCGCGCCGTGCGAGGTGCTCCTCCACGCCGACCTGCACCACGAGAACATCCTGACCGGTGAGCGCGAGCCGTGGCTGGCCATCGACCCGAAAGGCATGCTCGGGGATCCGGGCTACGAGGTTGGACCGTTCCTGCTGAATCCCGACCCGCAGGCCAGCCCGCCAAAGGACGGCCCGCGGCTCCATCGCCGCCTGGACCTCTTCGCCGAGGCGCTCGCCTACGACCGCGAGCGGCTGCGCCTCTGGGGCGTCGTGCACGCGGTGCTGTCGGCTTGCTGGAGCGCAGAAGATGGCGGCTCGGGCTGGCAGAACGCCATCACGGCAGCCGAGCGCCTGCTCGAACGGTGA
- the thpR gene encoding RNA 2',3'-cyclic phosphodiesterase, translating to MPERTARLFVGIDLDAVWMAGLTSAADMLREPVGDRARFVRPELYHVTVVFLGDQSESDQEAAGQALRETVAQSAPFELHMAGIQHLGGHEHGALVAALQDPSGDLQRLRQRLDEALRRRRVRFDAKLLTPHITLARPKRRSGPLPIAPMDLSDAPPLRVNAVSLLRSFLQPTGPRYQSLMKLRLTGG from the coding sequence ATGCCTGAGCGAACTGCGCGCCTCTTCGTCGGGATCGACCTGGACGCGGTCTGGATGGCCGGCCTGACCAGCGCCGCCGACATGCTGCGCGAGCCGGTCGGCGACCGTGCGCGGTTCGTCAGGCCGGAGCTGTATCACGTGACCGTGGTCTTCCTGGGCGACCAGAGTGAGTCTGACCAGGAAGCGGCCGGGCAGGCGCTCCGCGAGACCGTGGCCCAGTCCGCCCCCTTTGAGCTTCACATGGCTGGCATCCAGCATCTCGGCGGCCACGAGCACGGCGCGCTGGTGGCCGCCCTCCAGGATCCATCAGGCGACCTGCAGCGGCTCCGTCAGCGCCTGGACGAGGCCCTGCGCCGGCGGCGCGTCCGCTTTGACGCCAAGCTGCTGACGCCGCACATCACGCTGGCGAGGCCGAAGCGGCGGTCAGGCCCGCTGCCGATTGCCCCGATGGACCTCTCGGACGCGCCGCCGCTTCGGGTGAACGCCGTCAGTCTCTTGCGCAGCTTCCTCCAGCCGACCGGGCCGCGCTATCAGTCGCTGATGAAGCTGCGACTGACGGGCGGATAG
- a CDS encoding lactonase family protein, with product MTAAQPDARPLVTYFGSSSRGRGIFIATLDTETGVLTDIGGNDIPGRGWLALSPDERFLYAAVDGDAIAAFAVDAASGQLTPLNSSPTGTSSVSHISVDPSGKYVVGASYSGGAVCVVSIDEDGSLGAPTDVRKHEGEVPGPHPDQTQAKAHQCPFDLSGKWVVVNDLGLDRTYVYSLDTANGTLTPNDPPYIQFARGRGPRHIAFHPSNRFAYVINELSAEMTALAWDAERGVFEELHTESTLPPGWTGRKWTAQVIVHPSGKWVYGSNRGSGTMSDDIVIFAIDQATGRMTLAGHAPTLGQVARNFNIEPGGRFLVCVHQDSDNAVVFSIDQDTGALTPTGPQLTFTNAVCTIFAPSVG from the coding sequence ATGACAGCCGCACAGCCTGATGCTCGGCCCCTGGTCACCTACTTCGGCAGCAGCAGCCGGGGCCGGGGCATCTTCATCGCCACCCTCGACACCGAGACTGGCGTCCTGACCGACATCGGTGGCAACGACATCCCGGGTCGCGGGTGGCTCGCGCTCAGCCCTGACGAGCGGTTCCTGTACGCCGCCGTCGACGGCGACGCTATCGCGGCGTTCGCCGTTGATGCTGCCTCAGGGCAACTGACGCCACTGAACAGCTCGCCGACGGGCACCAGCAGCGTGTCGCACATCAGCGTCGATCCGAGCGGGAAGTACGTCGTCGGGGCCAGCTACTCGGGCGGTGCGGTCTGTGTCGTCTCGATCGACGAGGACGGCAGCCTGGGTGCGCCGACCGACGTCCGCAAGCACGAGGGCGAGGTGCCCGGTCCCCATCCAGACCAGACCCAGGCGAAGGCGCACCAGTGCCCGTTCGACCTGTCCGGCAAGTGGGTCGTGGTGAACGATCTCGGCCTCGACCGCACCTACGTCTACAGCCTGGATACCGCGAACGGCACGCTGACGCCGAACGATCCACCGTACATCCAGTTCGCACGGGGGCGGGGTCCGCGCCACATCGCCTTCCACCCGAGCAACCGGTTCGCCTACGTCATCAACGAGCTGAGCGCCGAGATGACGGCCCTCGCCTGGGACGCCGAGCGCGGCGTGTTCGAGGAGCTGCACACCGAGTCGACCCTGCCGCCCGGCTGGACCGGCCGGAAGTGGACGGCCCAGGTGATCGTTCATCCGAGCGGGAAGTGGGTCTACGGGTCGAATCGCGGCTCCGGCACCATGTCAGACGATATCGTGATCTTCGCCATCGATCAGGCGACGGGCCGGATGACGCTGGCCGGCCACGCCCCGACGCTCGGGCAGGTCGCCCGCAACTTCAACATCGAGCCGGGTGGCCGGTTCCTGGTCTGCGTGCACCAGGACAGCGACAACGCGGTCGTGTTCAGCATCGACCAGGACACCGGCGCGCTGACGCCGACCGGACCGCAACTGACGTTCACCAACGCCGTCTGCACGATCTTCGCCCCGAGCGTCGGCTGA